From Spirochaeta isovalerica, the proteins below share one genomic window:
- a CDS encoding two-component system sensor histidine kinase NtrB encodes MERHAIVIEEDFWALDAQGPLKYLTLVSQRESFGSISIYGLNGEEFLNIEEPEFTGFDRFLDNVGLIPETIMQFDIVHDGEVIGYLTAAYRNKNIYIYFYAFIVFILIYFVIILFLKTVGDKHQLEHRVRERTIELEEEIEERIKIELELKEARNYISNIIDSMPSILISVDSEGRITQCNKTAEEMTGIDRKESLGMFIDSLIPQMKLRMKYIRENIESGEIKQEQKVLIKENGNIRYADITIYPLTEEGAKGAVIRLDDVTNKVRLEEMMIQSEKMLSVGGLAAGMAHEINNPLGGMMQTAHVMENRLGKSLDMPGNVKAAEEAGTTMEAIKAFMDSRGIPRMINSINESGRRVAEIIENMLSFSRKSDGQSTTRNVNELIEKTLELAYSDYDLKKQYDFKLVNIERDFAEELPMIPCQQGKIQQVLLNILRNGAQAMQKANTDNPTFRIKTYADDRKKMVCMEIEDNGPGMDENTRKRVFEPFFTTKEVGVGTGLGLSVSYFIITENHSGEMEVESHPGEGARFIIRLPY; translated from the coding sequence ATGGAACGTCACGCCATCGTCATAGAAGAGGATTTCTGGGCTCTCGACGCTCAGGGCCCTCTTAAATATCTCACTCTCGTTTCCCAGCGGGAGAGTTTCGGAAGCATCTCCATTTACGGTTTGAACGGCGAGGAGTTCCTCAATATAGAAGAGCCCGAGTTTACCGGCTTCGATAGATTTCTGGATAATGTCGGACTGATACCGGAAACCATTATGCAGTTCGACATCGTTCATGACGGTGAAGTTATCGGATATCTGACGGCGGCATACCGCAATAAAAACATTTACATCTATTTTTACGCCTTTATCGTTTTCATACTCATCTACTTCGTGATTATTCTCTTTCTCAAGACGGTGGGGGACAAACATCAGCTGGAACACCGGGTCCGGGAAAGAACCATCGAGTTGGAAGAAGAGATTGAAGAGAGAATCAAAATAGAGCTGGAGCTGAAAGAAGCGCGGAATTACATTTCCAATATTATAGATTCCATGCCTTCCATACTGATCAGCGTCGATTCGGAGGGGCGGATCACTCAGTGCAACAAAACCGCCGAGGAAATGACCGGCATCGACAGAAAGGAATCTCTCGGCATGTTCATCGATTCCCTTATCCCCCAGATGAAGCTCCGCATGAAATACATCCGGGAAAACATAGAAAGCGGCGAAATAAAGCAGGAGCAGAAAGTCCTTATAAAAGAAAACGGCAATATCAGATATGCGGATATTACAATTTATCCTCTGACCGAAGAAGGGGCGAAGGGAGCCGTTATCCGGCTGGATGATGTGACCAATAAAGTCCGCCTCGAAGAGATGATGATCCAGAGCGAAAAAATGTTATCGGTCGGCGGGCTTGCCGCGGGAATGGCCCATGAGATCAACAACCCCCTTGGCGGTATGATGCAGACAGCCCATGTCATGGAGAACAGGCTCGGTAAAAGCCTGGATATGCCGGGCAATGTGAAAGCGGCGGAAGAAGCCGGCACGACTATGGAAGCTATCAAAGCCTTTATGGATTCCCGCGGGATTCCGAGAATGATCAATTCCATAAATGAATCGGGACGGCGTGTGGCCGAGATTATCGAGAACATGCTTTCCTTTTCCAGAAAAAGCGATGGCCAGTCGACGACCAGAAATGTCAATGAACTGATCGAAAAAACACTCGAACTGGCTTATTCCGATTATGACCTGAAAAAACAATATGATTTCAAGCTAGTCAATATCGAGCGCGATTTCGCCGAAGAGCTGCCCATGATTCCCTGCCAGCAGGGGAAAATCCAGCAGGTTCTTCTCAATATACTGAGAAACGGGGCTCAGGCCATGCAGAAGGCCAATACGGATAATCCGACCTTCCGGATAAAAACATATGCCGATGATCGTAAGAAAATGGTCTGCATGGAAATTGAGGACAATGGCCCGGGAATGGATGAGAATACGAGAAAACGTGTCTTCGAACCCTTTTTTACCACTAAGGAAGTGGGAGTCGGGACGGGATTGGGATTAAGCGTTTCCTATTTTATCATTACTGAAAACCATAGCGGGGAAATGGAAGTGGAATCCCATCCCGGAGAAGGGGCGCGTTTTATCATCAGGTTGCCATATTAA
- the pyk gene encoding pyruvate kinase: MKRKHTKIVATISDLKCDVEFLRELHESGMDVVRLNTAHQTHEDTLKVIENVRRVSSKIALLLDTKGPEVRTCEMESVLTVKEGDELVISDKVLKGKTCFKVNYSGFVKDVNVGNTILIDDGETGMKVVNKKDGALFCEVLNDGEIKNNKSVNVPDVSIQLPSLTQKDKDYIQFAAENDLDFIAHSFVRNKQDVLDVQAILDKHNSKAKIIAKIENREGVDNIEEILDHAYGVMIARGDLGIEIPAEEVPVAQKKIIDICIKRAQPVITATQMLHTMIKNPRPTRAEVSDVANAVFDGTDALMLSGETAYGDYPVEAVQTMASIARNVESQKSQALSCKGYRDATVRSFLARNAVKAATQLPVTAIVADTHSGYSARILASHRSHVPIYVMCHKKDVMRRMSLIYGLDAHYIEAAETINDLTTRNLNHLVKETDLNISDLVVLMAGNPQSTEAADFIEINTVANCVKNTLT, encoded by the coding sequence ATGAAGAGAAAACACACCAAGATTGTTGCCACAATCTCGGACTTAAAATGCGATGTCGAATTTCTCAGGGAATTGCATGAAAGCGGAATGGATGTTGTCCGTCTCAATACGGCTCATCAGACTCATGAAGACACACTGAAGGTTATAGAAAATGTAAGAAGGGTCTCATCGAAGATAGCTCTTCTTCTCGACACGAAAGGACCGGAAGTCAGAACCTGTGAAATGGAATCGGTTCTTACGGTCAAGGAAGGTGATGAGCTGGTCATCAGCGACAAAGTCCTGAAGGGAAAAACCTGCTTCAAAGTCAATTACTCCGGATTTGTCAAAGATGTGAATGTGGGTAATACCATCCTCATCGATGACGGCGAAACGGGAATGAAAGTCGTAAATAAAAAAGACGGCGCCCTGTTCTGCGAAGTTCTCAACGACGGTGAAATCAAAAACAATAAAAGCGTCAATGTCCCCGATGTCTCCATTCAGCTTCCCTCTCTGACCCAGAAGGATAAAGACTATATTCAGTTCGCTGCTGAAAACGACCTCGACTTCATAGCCCATTCCTTTGTGAGGAACAAACAGGATGTTCTGGATGTACAGGCTATTCTTGACAAGCATAACAGCAAAGCCAAAATCATTGCCAAGATCGAAAACCGAGAAGGCGTTGACAATATCGAAGAGATTCTCGATCACGCTTACGGTGTCATGATTGCCAGAGGTGACCTCGGAATAGAGATTCCCGCAGAAGAAGTACCGGTAGCTCAGAAAAAAATTATCGACATTTGCATCAAGCGGGCCCAGCCGGTAATTACAGCAACCCAGATGCTCCACACCATGATCAAAAATCCCCGTCCCACCAGAGCTGAAGTCAGCGATGTGGCCAATGCCGTTTTCGACGGAACCGACGCCCTTATGCTTTCCGGGGAGACAGCCTACGGGGACTATCCCGTTGAAGCCGTTCAGACTATGGCCTCAATCGCCCGCAATGTGGAATCTCAAAAGTCCCAGGCTTTATCCTGCAAAGGATACAGAGATGCGACTGTCAGAAGTTTTCTGGCGAGAAATGCCGTCAAAGCGGCGACCCAGCTTCCCGTTACGGCCATTGTTGCCGATACCCATTCGGGATATTCAGCCAGAATCCTGGCTTCCCATCGATCGCATGTTCCCATATATGTTATGTGTCATAAAAAAGATGTCATGCGCCGCATGTCTCTTATTTACGGACTTGACGCGCATTATATAGAAGCCGCCGAAACGATTAATGACCTGACAACGAGAAACCTGAATCATCTTGTTAAGGAAACGGACTTGAATATCAGCGATCTGGTTGTTCTTATGGCCGGGAATCCCCAGTCCACCGAAGCAGCCGATTTCATAGAAATCAATACTGTGGCGAACTGTGTGAAGAACACCCTTACCTGA
- a CDS encoding M20/M25/M40 family metallo-hydrolase yields MIYSIFAVLLAITVVLVLNTLRFRGKFTGIIESLPFELSDHIVDKLKRAVAIKSVSHSDYSLNDLEEFKKIIPFIENNYPGVISGMELEVMGDYSCILKWPGKDESVKPVLFLAHYDVVPVVPGKWSADPFGGEEKDGFIWGRGTLDTKNTFTALLESAEQLLSSGYTPDRTVYFAFGGDEETQGTEGAGRISAYFQKTGMEFDWLLDEGGVVAENALAMVKEPLALVGISEKGYVNIRIAAEGKGGHSSMPPAHSAAGLIARAVATMENRPFPAKLTPTVEAFLKGIVPFVSFPVAIVLANQRIFSPVIKKLLLAGDQTAALIRTTQAVTIIRSGKKENVLPSSGEAIINLRILPGETVDSTVKRVSQILKHQPVTVENYSMNDSNDPVEESELYNEPYRLIESVIGGVFKGAVTAPYMMTGATDSKHYRNVCRNIYRFSPMSLKSEEIALIHSADERISRENYRKAIQFYMTLLNEI; encoded by the coding sequence ATGATATACTCTATTTTTGCCGTTCTCCTTGCCATTACAGTTGTTTTAGTACTCAATACTTTGAGGTTCCGCGGGAAATTCACCGGGATAATTGAATCCCTTCCTTTTGAACTATCGGATCATATCGTCGATAAACTGAAGCGGGCCGTTGCCATAAAGTCTGTTAGCCACAGTGATTACTCCCTCAATGATCTGGAAGAATTCAAAAAAATCATCCCTTTTATCGAAAATAACTATCCCGGAGTCATTTCCGGAATGGAACTTGAGGTTATGGGTGATTATTCCTGTATTCTCAAGTGGCCCGGCAAAGATGAATCGGTAAAACCTGTTCTCTTTCTCGCCCATTACGATGTTGTTCCCGTCGTTCCCGGGAAGTGGTCCGCCGATCCTTTCGGAGGAGAAGAGAAAGACGGGTTTATCTGGGGGCGGGGGACCCTGGATACAAAAAATACCTTTACCGCTCTTCTTGAATCAGCCGAACAACTCCTTTCCAGCGGATATACTCCCGACCGTACGGTGTATTTTGCCTTCGGCGGAGATGAAGAGACTCAGGGAACCGAAGGGGCCGGTAGAATAAGCGCTTATTTTCAAAAAACGGGTATGGAATTCGACTGGCTTCTCGATGAGGGGGGAGTCGTAGCCGAGAACGCCCTGGCCATGGTTAAAGAGCCTCTGGCCCTGGTCGGCATTTCAGAGAAGGGATATGTCAATATCCGGATCGCCGCGGAAGGGAAGGGAGGGCACTCCTCCATGCCCCCTGCTCACAGTGCGGCGGGGCTTATTGCCCGGGCCGTGGCCACTATGGAAAACCGCCCTTTTCCGGCAAAGCTGACACCTACAGTGGAAGCCTTTCTGAAAGGGATTGTCCCTTTTGTGAGTTTTCCTGTCGCCATTGTTCTGGCCAATCAGCGTATCTTTTCTCCGGTCATTAAAAAACTGCTTCTCGCCGGTGACCAGACGGCAGCTTTGATCCGCACGACCCAGGCCGTGACGATAATCCGTTCGGGAAAAAAAGAGAATGTTCTTCCCTCGTCGGGTGAAGCGATAATCAATCTGAGGATTCTTCCCGGGGAAACAGTGGACAGTACGGTAAAAAGGGTCTCGCAGATTTTGAAGCATCAACCGGTAACAGTGGAAAACTACAGCATGAACGATTCCAATGATCCCGTGGAGGAATCGGAACTGTATAACGAACCGTACAGGCTGATTGAATCTGTCATAGGTGGAGTTTTTAAAGGGGCTGTTACGGCTCCCTATATGATGACCGGCGCTACGGACTCCAAACACTACAGAAATGTCTGCAGGAACATATACCGTTTTTCCCCCATGAGCCTGAAAAGCGAAGAGATCGCCCTTATCCACAGTGCCGATGAGAGGATATCCCGGGAAAACTATAGGAAAGCCATACAGTTCTACATGACGTTATTGAATGAAATTTAA
- a CDS encoding YfcC family protein → MGNSESSVKIGKKAFLGSVIIIFVLMIISGIMGRILPAGSFDRVVDGAREVVVSGSFHYTEAPDYPIWRWLTAPVEVLWGADSLTIITLSLLIIFISGSVTVLETAGVITYILDELVEKFRSRKYLLMAMIIFLFMFLASFLGIYEGLVPLILFIVPLAHSLGWDSLTGLGMSLMPLAFGFSSAVTNPFTIGVAQKIAELPLFSGAWYRIIFFVVVYFFVYLFVSTYAKKIERKPELSIVYKEDLEVKRTEGELHKTKLSDSEKKKMSRAVIWFTLSMTAAIIMVLLSSMVSALSDLAFPLMGLFFLIGGIGSAFLVGIKGRNILRFFGRGTLGILPGILLVLMAYSVKHIIDQAQITDTILYLASGAISKASPDAAAFLVYALTLGMNFFIGSASAKAFLMMPILTPLADLVGITRQTAVLAFDFGDGFSNMVYPSNALLLIALGFTVVSYPKWIRWTFPLQLVMLGLTCAFLWGAVQFGFGPF, encoded by the coding sequence ATGGGAAACAGCGAAAGTTCAGTAAAAATAGGAAAAAAAGCCTTCCTCGGCTCAGTCATAATCATTTTCGTGCTTATGATCATATCGGGGATTATGGGACGGATTCTGCCGGCGGGCAGTTTTGACAGAGTTGTAGACGGTGCCAGAGAGGTGGTTGTCAGCGGCTCTTTTCATTATACCGAAGCACCGGATTATCCGATATGGCGGTGGCTGACCGCTCCGGTTGAGGTTTTATGGGGGGCTGACAGCCTCACAATTATCACTCTTTCGCTGCTTATTATTTTTATAAGCGGTTCCGTTACGGTTCTGGAGACCGCCGGAGTTATCACCTATATTCTCGATGAGCTCGTTGAAAAATTCAGAAGCCGCAAATACCTCCTTATGGCCATGATTATTTTTCTCTTTATGTTTCTTGCTTCATTTCTGGGTATATACGAAGGTCTGGTTCCGCTCATTCTTTTTATCGTACCGCTGGCCCATTCCCTGGGATGGGATTCCCTGACGGGACTGGGGATGAGCCTGATGCCTCTGGCTTTCGGATTCTCTTCCGCCGTTACTAACCCCTTCACAATCGGCGTCGCCCAGAAAATAGCCGAGCTTCCTCTTTTCTCCGGGGCCTGGTACCGAATTATCTTCTTCGTTGTCGTTTACTTTTTCGTTTATCTATTCGTCAGTACCTATGCGAAGAAGATCGAGAGAAAACCGGAACTCTCTATTGTCTACAAAGAGGATCTGGAGGTAAAAAGAACCGAAGGAGAATTGCACAAAACAAAACTTTCCGATTCGGAAAAGAAGAAAATGAGCCGGGCGGTTATCTGGTTTACCCTGTCCATGACCGCCGCCATAATCATGGTGCTCCTCTCATCGATGGTTTCAGCTCTTTCCGATCTGGCTTTTCCTCTAATGGGATTGTTTTTCCTAATCGGAGGAATCGGTAGTGCTTTTCTCGTGGGAATAAAGGGGCGGAACATCCTGCGGTTCTTCGGCAGGGGAACTCTCGGAATCCTGCCGGGAATTCTCCTCGTTCTCATGGCTTACAGCGTCAAGCACATCATAGATCAGGCTCAGATTACCGATACCATTCTCTATCTGGCATCGGGTGCCATAAGCAAGGCATCGCCCGACGCGGCGGCCTTCCTCGTATACGCCCTCACCCTGGGGATGAACTTCTTTATCGGTTCGGCTTCGGCGAAAGCCTTTCTTATGATGCCTATCCTGACGCCTCTGGCCGATCTGGTGGGGATAACCCGCCAGACGGCCGTTCTGGCTTTCGACTTCGGAGACGGATTCAGCAATATGGTCTATCCGTCCAACGCCCTGCTTCTCATCGCGCTGGGATTTACGGTCGTCTCCTATCCCAAATGGATCCGCTGGACATTTCCCCTTCAGCTGGTCATGCTCGGCCTGACCTGCGCCTTTCTCTGGGGAGCCGTCCAGTTCGGATTCGGGCCTTTTTAG
- a CDS encoding DegV family protein codes for MSDDVMNGYQIYHGFLAGVMSINKERQHLNRINVFPVADGDTGNNMVRTVKMIANRLESSRSATAVLSRIASLSLDSARGNSGMIFSQYLNGLAIHTEGKDSLSMDDFALAAKESVDMAYRAMDKPVEGTILTVLKAWSESLYQHSVQNHPPGEIFRRAFDKAAQVLEKTRDQLQVLKENNVIDAGALGFVSFLKGVETLRFQGPVPLSFRRQLLAGKEPVSINENMSRHKNSDVPPFRYCTEFLIGNRLDDAENLRKELSPLGDSLIINEGKEKTRIHIHTSVPYEAADILRRYGAIEEEKADDMVRQQQVVNARKSSVAVLTDSIADIPQEILDEEQIHVINLKLSWDDAEYLDRVTITPEQFYREQQIRSSFPGSSVPEPGRIESIFQYLTDYYDSVIVLPVARSLSGTWNQMTQSALPYNKTKKRIAVIDTCLNSVAQGLLVREIARQANKGKTLEELVTAAEDLKKKIRIYVSVSTFKYMVKGGRVSPLKGFVASLLHLKPIVSLDATGKGKAFDKAFSRAGLVKKIISIMKKTSETKGIQSYAIVHAAAEKKADEFARSLNDATGTAPDYITSISPIVGMHSGRGALAIGVIEK; via the coding sequence ATGAGCGATGATGTTATGAACGGCTATCAGATTTACCATGGATTTCTCGCCGGAGTTATGAGTATTAACAAAGAAAGGCAGCATTTGAACCGGATCAACGTTTTCCCCGTTGCCGACGGGGATACGGGTAACAATATGGTGAGAACCGTAAAAATGATAGCCAATCGTCTGGAGTCGTCACGCTCGGCCACTGCCGTTCTCTCCCGCATCGCGAGCCTTTCTCTCGATAGCGCTCGGGGCAATTCGGGTATGATATTTTCACAGTACCTCAACGGACTAGCCATTCATACCGAAGGGAAAGACAGTCTTTCCATGGATGATTTCGCTCTGGCCGCTAAAGAATCAGTAGACATGGCATACAGGGCAATGGATAAACCTGTTGAAGGGACAATACTCACAGTTCTGAAGGCCTGGTCCGAGTCGCTCTATCAGCACAGCGTGCAAAATCATCCTCCCGGAGAAATCTTCCGGAGAGCTTTTGACAAAGCTGCCCAGGTTCTGGAAAAAACCAGGGATCAGCTCCAGGTACTGAAAGAGAATAATGTCATAGACGCCGGGGCTCTGGGATTCGTCTCCTTTCTGAAAGGTGTTGAAACCCTTCGTTTCCAGGGTCCGGTCCCCTTATCCTTCAGACGTCAGCTTCTTGCGGGAAAAGAGCCGGTTTCAATTAATGAAAACATGAGCCGCCACAAAAACAGCGACGTACCGCCCTTCAGATACTGTACAGAGTTTCTCATCGGCAACAGGCTAGATGATGCAGAAAACCTGAGAAAAGAATTGAGCCCCCTGGGCGATTCTCTGATAATCAACGAGGGTAAGGAGAAGACAAGGATCCACATTCATACGAGCGTTCCTTATGAGGCTGCGGATATTTTGCGGAGATACGGCGCAATTGAAGAGGAAAAGGCCGACGATATGGTCAGACAGCAGCAGGTCGTCAATGCACGGAAGAGCTCTGTAGCCGTCCTGACTGATTCCATTGCCGATATTCCCCAGGAGATCCTCGATGAGGAGCAGATCCATGTGATAAACCTGAAACTCAGCTGGGATGATGCTGAATATCTCGACCGCGTTACCATTACGCCGGAACAGTTCTACAGGGAACAGCAGATACGGTCCTCTTTTCCGGGCAGCTCCGTTCCGGAACCGGGCAGGATCGAATCCATCTTTCAGTATCTGACCGATTATTACGATTCGGTTATTGTTCTGCCCGTAGCCAGATCGCTCAGCGGCACATGGAATCAGATGACTCAATCGGCTCTGCCCTATAACAAAACAAAAAAACGCATAGCTGTCATAGACACCTGTCTCAATTCAGTGGCCCAGGGACTGCTTGTCCGCGAAATAGCCCGACAGGCAAACAAAGGCAAAACGCTCGAAGAGCTGGTGACAGCCGCTGAAGATCTCAAGAAGAAAATACGGATTTACGTAAGTGTCAGCACTTTTAAATATATGGTGAAGGGTGGCAGAGTCAGCCCGCTGAAAGGGTTTGTAGCCTCCCTTCTCCACCTTAAGCCGATTGTATCACTCGATGCGACAGGAAAGGGAAAGGCTTTCGATAAGGCTTTTTCCCGCGCCGGTCTTGTAAAAAAGATTATTTCCATTATGAAAAAGACATCAGAGACAAAGGGCATTCAATCATACGCCATAGTTCATGCAGCGGCGGAAAAGAAAGCCGATGAGTTCGCCAGGTCTTTGAATGACGCTACGGGTACGGCACCCGATTACATTACTTCCATTTCCCCTATAGTGGGCATGCACTCGGGACGGGGAGCCCTGGCAATCGGTGTCATAGAAAAGTAA
- a CDS encoding lipocalin family protein: MNLSASGNTEPFHKTVDYVDLERFSGDWYVIALIPTAFEKGASHGIENYSIDSEGNIRVRYTFTKGSENPKEKVMYQKGWVYDFETNAEWRVQPLWPLKLPYYVLELAEDYSYTVIGTNNYKYLWIMARSPVMETGVLEGIINRMTERGFDRKDIIEMEQKESAE; this comes from the coding sequence ATGAATTTATCAGCTTCGGGAAATACGGAACCTTTCCATAAAACTGTAGACTATGTAGACCTTGAACGTTTCTCAGGAGACTGGTATGTCATAGCCCTGATTCCAACGGCATTCGAAAAAGGTGCTTCCCACGGCATAGAAAATTATTCTATAGACAGTGAAGGAAATATACGGGTTCGATATACTTTTACGAAAGGCTCGGAAAATCCTAAAGAGAAAGTCATGTATCAGAAAGGCTGGGTCTATGATTTTGAGACCAATGCTGAATGGCGTGTGCAGCCTCTTTGGCCTCTGAAGCTGCCTTATTACGTTTTGGAGCTCGCTGAAGATTACTCCTATACCGTTATCGGTACAAATAATTATAAATACCTTTGGATAATGGCCCGCTCCCCCGTAATGGAAACCGGAGTTCTCGAAGGCATCATAAACAGGATGACAGAAAGAGGTTTCGACAGAAAGGACATCATAGAAATGGAACAAAAGGAGTCTGCAGAATGA